The following are from one region of the Stanieria cyanosphaera PCC 7437 genome:
- a CDS encoding tyrosine-type recombinase/integrase gives MYTKGQEYAKVGRVTVDVKGKSYRIRLTYPEGTRHEFSIARVSPEGWTTAIKAAQLISRDCDLGDFDDTYARYSPKHAKKLEIASQVKEYDLLELWEIYKENSKNSVAKTTQKSAWKHFDSMVRSVAPEHLKLSKANDFIQALLKRYSPGTLTVFTKTLYPCINQAVSKGLIPRNPYKDISLPRTQKPTIEAFEPKEIKAIIAAFYSDEFVAKGSSYKHSHYATYVELLALTGCRPEEAIALTWDDIKEREGKMFIRFNRAYSKGILLLHTKTHEIRLFPCNEQLQRVIRDIPRSHENKLDLLFPSQEWKYIDQGNFRQRYWKKVVDGLVAQGKVEKYLKPYCLRYSFITRMIREGVDIATVAALVGNSTEMIVKHYLASRKDFDLPEL, from the coding sequence ATGTACACCAAGGGACAGGAATACGCCAAAGTAGGACGAGTAACGGTAGACGTCAAGGGTAAGTCTTATCGCATCAGACTTACTTATCCTGAAGGAACTAGACATGAGTTCAGCATTGCCAGAGTATCCCCTGAAGGCTGGACTACCGCTATTAAAGCAGCGCAATTGATTAGCAGGGATTGTGATTTGGGCGACTTTGATGACACCTATGCTCGTTATTCCCCTAAACACGCTAAGAAGCTAGAAATAGCTAGTCAGGTTAAAGAATATGACCTATTAGAGCTATGGGAGATATACAAAGAAAACAGTAAAAACAGCGTAGCTAAGACTACACAAAAGTCAGCTTGGAAGCATTTTGATTCAATGGTTAGAAGCGTTGCCCCTGAACACCTTAAGCTTTCAAAGGCTAATGATTTTATCCAGGCGCTATTAAAAAGATATAGTCCAGGGACGCTAACTGTGTTCACCAAGACCCTATATCCCTGCATTAATCAAGCAGTAAGTAAAGGCTTAATACCCAGGAATCCTTATAAAGATATCTCCCTTCCTAGAACACAGAAGCCTACCATAGAAGCTTTTGAGCCAAAAGAGATTAAAGCTATCATTGCTGCTTTTTATAGTGATGAGTTTGTAGCTAAAGGTTCATCTTATAAGCATTCTCATTATGCTACCTATGTCGAACTCCTAGCGTTAACAGGATGTAGACCAGAAGAAGCGATCGCTTTAACCTGGGATGATATCAAAGAGCGTGAAGGGAAAATGTTTATAAGGTTTAACAGGGCTTATTCTAAGGGCATTCTACTGCTTCACACTAAAACACATGAAATAAGGCTATTTCCTTGTAACGAGCAATTGCAAAGGGTAATCAGGGATATACCCAGAAGCCATGAAAACAAGCTTGACCTCTTGTTCCCTAGTCAAGAATGGAAGTATATCGATCAAGGAAATTTTAGGCAGCGTTACTGGAAAAAAGTAGTTGACGGCTTAGTGGCTCAAGGGAAAGTCGAAAAGTACCTTAAACCATATTGCTTAAGGTATTCCTTTATTACTCGTATGATACGAGAAGGAGTGGATATAGCGACTGTTGCTGCACTAGTAGGTAACAGCACAGAAATGATAGTTAAGCACTATCTAGCTTCACGAAAAGACTTTGACTTACCAGAATTGTAA
- the psb34 gene encoding photosystem II assembly protein Psb34: MYTTQLDNGTLNNYAVEPKMTYQEHPTVWEQKNYLQQGALAALLVTALIFTSVAVS; the protein is encoded by the coding sequence ATGTACACCACTCAATTAGACAACGGAACTCTTAACAACTACGCTGTTGAACCCAAGATGACCTATCAAGAACATCCAACAGTGTGGGAACAAAAGAACTATCTTCAACAGGGAGCATTAGCAGCACTTTTAGTGACAGCCTTAATCTTCACTTCAGTAGCAGTTAGCTAA